A region of the Nitrososphaerales archaeon genome:
ATCTTTTTACAACCTTCCAGAGCCATTTCAAAAGCCCGTTTAAACTCCTCTGGGGTAAGTATTCCCTCCAATTGGAATAAAGTCACCTGATTTAGATTTAACATGACCGCGATCGGCATATCCACCTCACCTTCTTTATCCTCTATGTCATTAAGATCGAGGACGATCTGGCCATCTACTTTACCCGCTGCACAACCTGTTACAAGATCTCTCATATTGATCCCAGCATCGGCGAGTGCTGTAGCAGCGGCCGTGATACCAGCAACCCTTGAACCACCATCGGCCTGAAGCACCTCTATATAAACATCGATGGCAGTCCTCGGATAATCCTCTAGGATCAGAGCGGGCTCCAATGCCTCTCTTATAACCTTCGAAATTTCTATTTCTCTTCTAGATGGTGCAGGGCTCTTTCGGGTCTCCGTAGAGAATGGGGACATGTGGTATCTACATCTGAGGATCGAGCGGTCGGGCCTTGCCATATGTTTGGGATGGACCTCTTTAGGGCCATAGACGGCCGCGACGATCTTATTCTTACCGAGCTCTATACTCGCTGAACCATCTGCATTCTTCAAAACACCCACCTCTATCTTTATCGGTCTGAGCTCATTAACCCTTCTACCATCGACTCTTAAACCATTTTCATCGATCAACCTTCCCAACACTACCACCCTCCTCTAAAAGTTTCTGCACCTTCTTCGTTAAATCTGCAATATGGGCTTCCTCCTCTATCAACCGAATCGCCTTGATAGCTAATAGTATCCCTTCTGGAGGCCCCGTCGCTATTATTAAACCATTCTGACCTATATTTAGCTTACATTTTGTGTAATTCTCAATAGCCTTGATCATCGAGCCTTTCTTCCCTATTAGACGAGGTACTTTGGAGGGCGCTATTCTAATAATCTCGCCCTTTGAGACCTTCCCCAATCCCGGTCCAGATACACTCAATAGGGGGTCACGGGTACGGTCAAAGG
Encoded here:
- the rrp41 gene encoding exosome complex exonuclease Rrp41, which gives rise to MGRLIDENGLRVDGRRVNELRPIKIEVGVLKNADGSASIELGKNKIVAAVYGPKEVHPKHMARPDRSILRCRYHMSPFSTETRKSPAPSRREIEISKVIREALEPALILEDYPRTAIDVYIEVLQADGGSRVAGITAAATALADAGINMRDLVTGCAAGKVDGQIVLDLNDIEDKEGEVDMPIAVMLNLNQVTLFQLEGILTPEEFKRAFEMALEGCKKIYQIQREALIKKYFGSAEPIQVE